The Entelurus aequoreus isolate RoL-2023_Sb linkage group LG04, RoL_Eaeq_v1.1, whole genome shotgun sequence nucleotide sequence aacacttttccactttgcatcagtccatcttagatgagctcaggcccagcgaagccggcggcgtttctgggtgttgttgataaatggctttggctttgcgtagtagagttttaacttgcacttacagatgtaaatccctaaattccttgcaatagctggttaagaaatgttgttcttaaactgttcgacaatttgctcacgcatttattcccaaagtggtgaccctcgccccatccttgtttgtgaatggctaagcatttcatggaagctgcttttatacccaatcatggcgcccacctgttcccaatcagcctgttcacctgtgggatgctccaaataagtgtttgatgagcattcctcaactttctcagtcttttttgccacttgtgccagcttttttgaaacacgttccaggcatcaaattccaaatgagctaatatttgcaaaaaataacaaagtttaccagttcgaacgttaaatatattgtctttgcagtctattcaattgaatataagttgaaaaggatttgcaaataattgtattctgtttttatttaccatttacacaacgtgccaacttcactggttttgggttttgtaataaaaaGAGGTACCTCAACTCAGAAGTGTcttaacttaagagtgtttttgagataagagctgtaattgttatgctttaagtagCAAGCAAAAATCTGAGTTCCAAACATGCCCACCGTTATTTGATGTAGCGAATGTCACAATGAACCTCGTAACAGTCACAgtaaacatctggtcttacccgctagcattagcttataactagagatggatataactttgttttccaagaaTGGGAAGGAAGTGTGTGGATCGATCCTGAAATATCGATACTGCCGATACCAGAATTTGATGCTCTAATATCAATTTAATCTCAAATTAAAGTATCAATACTTTTGAtcatttagttcaggggtgtccaaaccttttttcAACAAATGCCATATCCTAAAAAATCAAATGCTGTGgctatataaatgtttttttaatttttaaaaaaaaatgctaaaaacagataatatatatatttaaagacaacttTGTGCCAGCTTTCTATTATTGGAATATTATTGTTAATTTTTAGTTACCAATTACaatattttagcttttttttctctttttttcttacatttttacctgttagaatagaataaaaaatataaaattctgCCTTTATGAAAATATGAACGTTTTATTATTGTTAGTAAtgttgatgtatttatttaaattaagtaATTCATAGGTtagtattgtatttttaattgactaactaactaaactttgtttatattttaagtatattttatttttattttgagagctcttaatattttagatcaggggtgttttCGCTTTACTGTTGTTATTTTAGATAGATATGTTACAAaaggataagcggtaggaaatggatggctggatgttattatttgcaaacgcaccactttttacattttatcagacacattaggtatatttgcacaaagtatcggataggtatcgccgataccagcctgaattttactcgttATCATATCAGAAagaaaatgagtggtatcgcacatcacgagTGTTAATTAAGGATCGGGCTCATCAAAAGCATGGCGGAGCGTATAGtcaacttggtgaagcagtttgCGCACATCACTGGCAGTCTGCACCATGCTGAAGCAGAATGAGCcttaacgccagccaagaatgttaatgtCAAATCGaaatggcggacatttatccatgaaattaTAGAAAAGCTGCTGAGGGTTTGTTTGACGggaaagcagctggaaggagatgctgtaaaaatccactctccatagtaaatgctgtacattattgcacaacttcataaaactactgtaattgttagtagtacattctatagttttatttttatacaatatttcttatcttaaagtttgtttttctttttaaaaggcttgttacatgttaaaattgtgctgtttttttcTGTACATTTAAAGAGCTTCGTCACAGAACCAAACAAgctcttaaattgaggtactactgtagttTGCTCATACTTGGTTTACTTATACAAgctcttaaattgaggtactactgtagttTGCTCATACTTGGTTTACTTATACATATAATCTTGTGATGATGTTTGGCTTTATGCCTACAAACTAAAATGTAATTCTTTAGTCTCGGGTAGTTTTTGGCAATACTGTAACATGAAAAGCTTCATTGGAACTCCAGACCAAAGACAGATTTGGTCTTTatatgatcagtgtttcccacacattcatttattcgtggcggcccgccacgaaagaattacgtccgccacaaatttaaaaaaataaaataaattttttttttttttttttggtcctgtccagcttctcaggcaaatcatatagttgatgtagatgcccaaataggctgttcagatttactttacaaaagagaagtgtaggatacttctcttgttgccttatttgtatttgaccactactgttttctgtttatttgttactgactgtggcaggacacctctgcctctgtttcactttatgttgctggtaaataatatgcttgtagtagtaggctaaagttaaattatttagtatgcactaattaaaggggcagagctttaagagacattttagcttttatattttataagatatattttttgtaagaaccacaattaacaaatatatttcagtgaataacgtattgttcaaatctgtatataaatatgtacataaagtgttgtaattatattgtaaaatggatggatggatggacgtttaaaacaaaactgttattattaattagtaagtatacattttttgagcctttttagagaaaatcatatcattgtagtaaattatgcaaatactcgatgatgtcatggtgaccacgcccatagccacgcccccaccgccacaggtatcttggcagtttatgggaaaccctGCATGATGTTGATTATGACTATTTGTCATTGTCATAaatatgttgattgattgatttttttaaacttttattagtatattgcacagtacagtacatattcctttcaattgaccactaaatggtaacacccgaataagttttacaacttgtttaagtcggggttagtCATGATGTTGCAGTGAAGTAACCAGGTCCTCCTCCAACAGGTCATTTTCCAGCGGATATCAACGCCACAGAGTGACACAACATCCCAACAATAATTGTGGATCCTTCTCACTTAACGATCATACATCTGTACAGTTTTCTATACTATTTTATACATTGCAACTTTAGAAATACTCGTTCCATTTAATGAGATTCAATACATTtttggttgtgagttcaaaccccggccgagtcataccaaagactataaaaatgggagccattacctccctgcttggcactcagcatcaagggttggagttgggggttaaatcaccaaaaatgattcccgggcacggccaccgctgctgcccactgctcccctcacctcccagggggtgaacaagaggatgtttttacagtgcattactgtaaaggaAAAAAACTAGCACGTTTTTGCAGTAAAACTCTGGCAACTAATCTGCCAGTTCTTACCATAAAATCTGTTTGctggtttttacagtacattactgtaaattgggaAAAAGCTACCACTTTTATTTATATGGTTTAATTCTGGCAAAATGAGCTGacaattttttttctaccaaaaaatCTCGTTGTTTTTCCTGTCCATTACTCTAAATGGAAAAataataccactgttattttcacgtaaaaaattCTGCCACTTTTTACCATTAAATCTACGgccttttttacagtgcattactgtaaatggcaaaaggGCACCTCTGTTATTTTAACGGTATCATTTTGGTGACTAAACTGCCAGTTATTTTTACCACAAAATCAACATTCAtttttacagcgcattactgtCAATGGAAAATAGGCACTACttttattttacacagaaatttatACAGCAGAAATGAAGATTCAGATAGCCTCGTTCGccatggtttacctgacacatgaaacgtgacgaattgggggggtgcactatccacttgagctgccagatggcagtagtgttgaCTTTCTTAAAATGTGCTTtatggccatacttgccaaccctcccgtttttagcgggagaatcccggtattcagcgcctctcccgacaacctcccgaaaactcccggtattcagccggagctggaggccacgcccactccagctcaatgcggacctgagactaagtggggacagcctgttctcacgtccgctttcccacaatataaacagcttgcctgcccaatgacgtcataacatctaggcttttagagagtagagtgcacaactgcgcacacaacaaggagacgaatcagaagaacgaggaaattacagacatggcgacgccgtcgacgagcaagatgaagaaatacgcttgcaagttccaaaacgaatggaaacaagaatttcagttcatccaggacagttggaaggggaaggtgtatgttgcctgtaaatatgtagaacagacttctccattgaacacggtggccgaaatgatatactcctcatgaacggagaagttaaacaggacaatactgccatctaatggatagccaccggaacactgaaattcaagtatttcttttatataaataaaataaatatatatgtatatatatatatatacatacatatatatttcttttatataaataaaataaatatatatatatatatatacatacatatgtatacatacatatatatatacatacatacatacatatatatatatacatacatatatatatatatagatatacatatatatatacatatacatatatatatatatacatatatatatatacacatatatatatacatatatatatatatacatatatatatatatatatatatatacatatacatatatatatatatatacatatatatatatatacatatatatatatatacacatatatatataccgtaatttccggactataagccgctactttttcccctcgttctggtccctgcggcttatacaagggtgcggcttatatacggcctgttcttctccgacaccgacgaagaggatttcggtggttttagtacacaggaggaagacgatgacagacggtaggctggttattttgataacgtacaggcgagcactttgtattactttgcaccgttgtattatttgtactctgcacgaatgctgttcgccatgtcaaagatgtgaaagtttgattgaatgattgaaagatttattgttaataaatgggacgctttgcattcccaaacagtcatctctgtcccgacaatcccctccgtggtagcaggaacccctatatactacgctaattacacatcaaaaccctgcggcttatagtcgggtgcggcttatatatggagcaatctgtattttcccctaaatttagctggtgcggcttatagtcaggtgcggcttatagtccggaaattacggtacatatatatacatatatatatctacataccgtatttccttgaattggcgccgggaatatagtattcgcctgcctagaattacagccgggtcaaactcgtttcgcaaaataattagcgcatgcttggcacttccgccgggtcaaatatgagtcattaaatgactcccgcctccaggaggtagagggcgctagtgatccttcttgcgactaccagtactgcaggagacaggtactgcagaagaagacaacaagcagcaagcatgcagcaattgtttgcttgcacttttaacatggaggattacatatctaaaataaaaccgttttctaaactggactttcaatcgaagcaggaggtaataattaaaggaatatctccagagacttttaaaattgaagaaagatgagaaagactgcctttgatcagaagcagctgcacatggacccatctacaagtaaaggtaagatcataataacgttttttttattaaatgtgtttttaatgataaggtatgcgccggagtgagaagaggttttaaaataattagagcatgcttgctcattccgcatggttttggtaaccgcaggagtgagaagaggttttaaattaattagcgcccctgcggctattcaaggaaatacggtatatatatatatatatatatatatatgcatatatatatatatatacatatatatatacatatacatatatacatatatatatatacatatacatatacatatacatatatatatatatatatatatatatatatatatatatatatatatatatatatatatatatatatatatatatatatatatgaaatactccagttggtgaattctagctgtaaataaccacgcccccctaccgttcaaaagtttggggtgacccaaacatttttgtggaatagccttcatttctaagaacaagaatagactgtggagtttcagatgaaagttctctttttctggccattttgagcgttgaattgaccccacaaatgtgatgctccagaaagtcaatctgctcaaaggaaggtcagttttgtagcttctgtaacgagctaaagtgttttcagatgtgtgaacatgattgcacaagggttttctaatcatcaattagccttctgagccaatgagcaaacacattgtaccattagaacactggagtgatagttgctggaaatgggcctctatacacctatgtagatattgcaccaaaaagcagacatttgcagctagaatagtcatttaccacattagcaatgtatagagtgtatttctgtaaagttaagactagtttaaagttatcttcattgaaaagtacagtgcttttccttcaaaaataaggacatttacatgtgaccccaaacttttgaacggtagtgtacatactaaCCACTGACCTACAAATAATCAAGCAGTCTTCAGAATATTAGACTTCTAAATCATGCAATGGTATGACTTTATATCCTACTACACAAATACACTTATCAAACCCAGCACATTGACTCAGTTATGAATGTAATCTACATTTAATCTCCAGTACTATATTTTAAATACTGTTAATCCACAGAAAGAATGCAACCAAACCTACTACACAGCAGCCCATGACCTCACAGTGCACCTCTTTATGATAGTGATAACGATATTTTTGTCTTGTGAGTGAGACAAAGGTTTGCTAAATGTGCCCTCTTTGAAACACTTTTTAAATCTATCATTCCCGTGCAATACATATCCTTGACGTTTCATTATCGCGATGCATCTCTGTAGGTGAGGGAAAACGGGGGTTGTTAGTCTCGACATCAGAGGGTGCTGTTTCTCAAAATGTGGTACGGAATCCCGCCGCGGGAACGCACATGGGGGCGGAGCTCTGTGCCTTGTTCAGACCGCGGCAGCACTTGCGTAAGGTCAATGATTATAAAcattatgtatcccctactaactttttttgcaattaataacgagtccaaattcacaagttttgttgttgatgatgctaagtatctacagaataaatGTCTAATTTTCAGTAAATATAAATTagcctgtgattaatccaaattcgcaAGTGTGTTTAATCGGACAAGAAGCGTTGTCTTTGTACATTgccgcattcatctttccctctatcctgactagtctaacagttcctgccactgaaaaccatccccacaccatgatgctgccaccaccatgcttcactgtagggatggtattggtctggtgatgagtggtgtttgatttcctccaaacatgatgcctggcattcatgccAAAAAGTTCCATctttctcatcagaccagatcatttttgtttctcatggtctgagagagtctttcaggtgcattgtGGCAAACTTTTACTAAAGGAATGACTTCTGTCTGGCCACTCCATTACAGAGgcctgcagagatggttgttcttctggaaggttctcctctctccacacagGAATACTGTAGCTCGGTCAGAGTGACCAtcacatccaacctgatggagcttgagaggtactGCAAAGAGGAATAGGCGAAAATGGCCAAAAACAGGTGTgccatattcaaaaagacttggtgTATTTTCTGccaaaaggtgcatcaacaaagtattgggcAAATGCTGTAAATAGTTACAGTATACATGTGTTTTAGTTTAAATCATTTatcatccatacttgccaacctcgagacctccgaattcgtaattcaatgacaataacaaaaaatattgtttttcatgaactgtgtacttgtattgtttgtctgggtggaggtcctgctttggaaatcatttgtacccctttcagacattgcatttagttcccattaaaacatccacatgttgcacaatgagatgtaagcaggggatcatgtgtacattcctgcaacttcctgtttgtaaaaaatatatatttattagtatttatttaatatactaacagcatttcatgattaatatttgtaAATGacgattcctaataaatgacactagaataagcacacatgtgattggtaaatcatagtgtaacgacctggaatgacactttgtgTGGTCTTGGAGttttccgactttttgtgtgtctgtaaacgcatcactggctaagtgccatatgtgcatgtgttggtgcaagtgagaaagagcgagcggctgctgttgatataacaaagttgcttttggtctggtttatactgcagaaaatgaccagttttgctagatttttttttttactaatgttttggtgatgtgtttatggccgacaaagaGTTTTGCttagtaaagtgatggatggaattcacgtcctcaaagcgtctcgacagacgttacaatatttgaacaatgatgacgaaaacagttttctctgtcgtgtccgtgtgtcgaaaattgttatgcgcttatttttttttatttgattatgtgcgtggcatagatttgccgtgcgcagaggacgcttgagcaggcgagcaccttagagggaacgttggttggcaagtatgtttacatcgtcatagggtattgtgtgtagaattttgaggtaaaaaatgaattaacataaaatgtggaaaaagtgaatactttccggatgcactgtacgtaTACGTAGACTTGTGAGTTGAAAGACACTTTGGTCACTTTAACAGTTTTATTACAGAATCTTGTCCAGCCGTTACAGGTGTTACATGATATCATTTGGTCCACGTGCATGATCACTTGAGCTTTAAATTAATAGACATAGTTGGTGGTGTGCAGAGACTGCATGGCGCCCTGGTCGGCCGAGCCGCTGGCCTTGTACTCTCCTTTGGAAGCCAGGCCGTTGATCTGTGGGCAGAGTCACGTCCGAGCGTTAATCATCAGCCAGGCGGCCCGGCCACAAAACAGCTCCCGAGAAATCATTCACCAGCCAGAATAAAAGTTGAGTAACGCGAGATAAGAGCGCATTAGTACATTTATTGGCTTACCTTGGCCCTTTTGCAGAAAACATCCTGTGCGGCTGCCTTGTTGGTGGTTTTCCCCTGCCAGGCTGCGAGCGTGGACGCCTGCAGCGCGCGGCCGTACGAGAAGGTGAGCTTCCACGGGCGATGGAGGGACACCTGGTTGATGGCGTTCAAGTTGAGCGAGGCCTCCTCCTCACTCTGACCCCCGGACAGGAAGCAGATGCCTGCAAAGtcaccggtaaaaaaaaaaaatctggttgCCATCTTCAAATAACGCTTAGACGTTACCCGGCACTGCGGCTGGCACGGTGCGGCGCAGAGCCGTCACGGTAGCCATGGCGACCTCCTGAGGGGTGAACTTTTTAGCGCAGGAGTGGCCGGCCGTGACCATGTTGGGCTTGAGCAGCGTGCCCTCCAAGTACACGTGGTGGTCGGAGAGAGCTTTGTACACGGCAGCCAGCACCtgaacatttatttatatttcataACATTCTTTTGGAACTAAAATCATTCTTTAACCGACCTTCTCTGTGACATACTGGCACCTCTGCAGGTCGTGGTCTCCGTCGGGAAGGATCTCTGGCTCCACGATAGGCACCAGACCATTCTGAGAAGAAAatatcattaccgtattttccggaccatagggcgcactgccgatgagcgggtctattccggTCTTTTCATACAAAatgcgcaccggactataaggcgcattaaaggggtctttttttctaaatgtaaaatgcttccttgtggtgtacataacatgtaatggtggttctttggtcaaaatgttgcatagatgatgttttacacatcatcttcaacccgctttctgacagtcgcttcagtatgcgccattttgtgggcggtcttatttacgtgcctcaccttcgacagcgtcatctttgttgtagcggtgtagcgtgcaaggacgggagtggaagaagtgtcaaaagatggcgctaactgttttaatgacattcagactttacttcaatcaataacggagcagcatctcctcatccgtaaacaccatcagaggtgggtagagtagccagaaattgtactcaagtaagagtactgttactttagagatttattactcaagtaaaagtaaggagtagtcacccaaatatttacttgagtaaaagtacaaaagtatgttgtaaaaaaactactcaagtactgagtaactgatgagtaacctgttcgtttaatgacggCAAcagataatgcacaaaaacaaaaatagcagtgagcaaattcagagccaggaatatctcttaagcacctaaaacaataaaatatattaaataataacacattaacaaacaaaattaaggcaaattgagccacagtaACTTAACAGcatcataggctcagtaggcagagattacaaaggaaaataacaagttagcctttacgcaaaccataaactgataggtgtggtctgcacctgggaacacactgtgcacttctgattggtgtttctatgcatgcgtgagtgtgtgcgtgtgagtgtgtctcTCTGTCacgaggctgcagtgcgttaataaattatACCCACACGacgtacatttgacagtgattcatagcagagaAGCTaacagcctacggtgacagccaaaatatctactaacgttaccgccatg carries:
- the aldob gene encoding fructose-bisphosphate aldolase B, whose protein sequence is MAQQFPSLSTEQKKELAEIALKIVAPGKGILAADESTGTMGKRLQNIKVENNEENRRYFRELLFTSGANMSNSIGGVIFFHETLYQKASSGKSFPQVIKDQGIVVGIKVDKGTAGLNGTDGETTTQGLDGLSERCAQYKKDGCDFAKWRCVLKISDSCPSALGIAENANVLARYASICQQNGLVPIVEPEILPDGDHDLQRCQYVTEKVLAAVYKALSDHHVYLEGTLLKPNMVTAGHSCAKKFTPQEVAMATVTALRRTVPAAVPGICFLSGGQSEEEASLNLNAINQVSLHRPWKLTFSYGRALQASTLAAWQGKTTNKAAAQDVFCKRAKINGLASKGEYKASGSADQGAMQSLHTTNYVY